Below is a genomic region from Caballeronia sp. SBC1.
CGGCGGCTTCGGGCGGCGGCTGGAAACCGATTTCATCGCTCAGGCGCTGAAAGTCGGCAAGCAAGTGGGCACCCCCGTGAAGGTCACATGGACGCGCGAGGAGGACATCCAGCACGACATGTATCGCCCGTATTACTACGATGTCATCTCCGCCGGCCTCGATGCCAACGGCCGCCCGGTCGCGTGGCAGCATCGCATTGTGGGCTCTTCCATCATGGCGCGTTTCGCTCCGCCCGCGTTCAAGAATGGACTGGATCCGGATGCGGTGGAAGTTGCCGCCGACCTGCCCTACGACCTCCCGAACCAGTTCATCGATTACGTGCGTCAGGAGCCCATGGACGTGCCCACCGCGTTCTGGCGTGGCGTAGGTCCGACTCGCGGCACCTTCGTGGTCGAAAGTTTCATGGACGAACTGGCCGCGCAAGCAAAGGTCGACCCGGTGAAGTATCGCCGTGATCTGCTAGGCAAGACACCGCGCGCGCAGAACGTGCTCGACGTTGCCGCCCGTGAAGCCGGCTGGGGCAACACGCCACCCAAGGGCCAGGGACGCGGGGTATCGGTGATGCACGCGTTCGGCAGCTTCTTCGGCATGGTGGTGGATGTGACCGTGAACGGCGACGGCGAAGTGGCCGTGAACCGCGTGGTCTGCGCGGTGGATTGCGGCATGGTGGTCAATCCGAACACCATCGAGGCGCAAATCCAGGGCGGCATTATCTTCGGCATCACGGCAGCGCTTTATAGCGAGATCACGATCAAGGATGGCCGCGTCGAACAATCCAACTTCACGGATTACCGGATGCTTCGGATTGATCAGACGCCCCCTATCCAGGTGCATATCGTGAAGAGTAGCGAGGCACCCGGAGGCATTGGCGAACCGGGTACTGCGGCCCTTGCGCCCGCGCTGACCAACGCGATCTTTGCCGCTACCGGCAAGCGCTTGCGGCAGTTGCCCGTCGGCCGTCAACTGCAAAGCACATGAGGGAACACACAATGATCAAACATCTTGTTGCCTCGCTTGCGCTCACGTTCATCACGTTCAGCCCGCCTTTGCTGGCTCATGCTGCTGCGACCGATGATCCGCTTGTTGCCCGTGGCGGCTATCTCGCGAAGGTGGGCGATTGCGTAGCCTGTCACTCCGCGCCCAAAGGCAAGCCGTTTGCTGGCGGCCTGCCGATGACCACGCCCATGGGCAAGATCTACACGACCAACATCACGCCCGACCCGGATACGGGCATTGGCAAATGGAGCGAGGAGGACTTCGAAAAGGCGTTGCGCCAGGGCGTGGCGAAGGACGGCCACAACCTCTATCCGGCCATGCCTTATACGTCCTATGCAAAGATTCGCGACGACGACGTGACGGCGCTCTACGCGTACTTCATGAAGGGCGTTGCGCCGGTGAACCAGGCGAACCGGCCATCGGATATCCCGTTCCCGCTGAACATGCGCTGGCCGCTCAAGTTCTGGAACATGGTGTTCCTCGACAAAGCCGTGTACCGCGACAAGGACGGCCAGGACGTTGCGTGGAATCGCGGTGCTTACCTGATCCAGGGCCTGGGCCATTGCAGCGCTTGCCACACGCCTCGCGGCATTGCGTTCCAGGAAAAGGCACTCGATGAAACCGGCAGCGCGTGGCTCACGGGCGGTGTGCTCGACGGCTGGTTTGCGTCCAACCTGACAGGTGAGCAGAACGTCGGACTTGGTCGCTGGTCGGATGCGGACTTGACCACCTTCCTGAAGACTGGGGCGAATGCGCATGCGTCGGCGTTCGGGTCCATGACGGATGTGATCAACCACAGCACGCAGGGCATGAACGATCAGGATCTCGCGGCCATGTCGGCGTATCTGAAGTCGTTGCCGGCGGCGGGCGGCACGAACGCGCCGGCCTATGCCTACGATCCGAAGGCCACCGCGGCACTACTTCAACATCCGGCTAATGACGCAGGCGCGAAGGTGTATACCGCGTACTGCATGCATTGCCACGGTGTGGATGGCCGCGCGTTCGCACCGCTGCTTGCGCCGCTGGCGGGCAATCCGAACGTGATGGAGACGGACGCCTCGTCGTTGATCAACGTCACGCTCAACGGCACGCGCGACCTGGTGATACAAGGCATTCCCGCGGCGTATCCAATGCCGAAATATGCGCCGGTGCTAAGCGATCAGCAGATCGCCGACGTGCTCACGTTCATTCGCACTGGATGGAACAACGGTGCACCCGCCGTTGCAGCAGCCGATGTCGCGAAGCTGCGCAAGAGCACGCAAGCATCGCAGTAAGTCTGTATTGGTCTTGGCGAAAGCGGTGGCGGATTTTCAAGTCCGCTGCCGCTTTACGCAAGCTCATGCAGGCTCCGGAACGGGCAATGACCACTCGATCAATGGCTGGTCGCCGCGCACATATAGCGGATGACGCGGTGCGCCATTTTTCGTCGTGCCAAGGCAGGTGAGTTGCGCGCCTGCATGGCGCAGCAGGTTCATGACCGCTGCCACGCGGTCGTCTCTCGCGTTCACACCCCAGCCACACACGACGCGTCCGTGCGTCACCGCCATCTCGTACAGGTAATCGTCGTTGTCCGGACCAACCGGGTCATGATGCAGCCACAGCGCCGCGGGGTCGGTCGAACGCAACGCGTACAGGTTCACGACGGTGATTGCGTTGAATCTCCATGAAGACGCAAAGCAACGACAGCGCCTGATAGTCGGGTCGTCAAGCGTGGCGTCAGCCGTGCTCGGATTCAGCATGAGAAACATTACCTTTCCGCGTTTGCCTGGTGGCGTGTCGCCCGCGCGCGTCAGCACGTAGCGATACGTGCCGCAAGGACTGATGATCGCGCTCATAATGAGATTCCTCGATAAGCAGGGAGACGGCCATGCATCAAGACGTTGAAGTGGGCGACTACCTTCTGACTATAAACGTCGTGCCGAAATCCGACCCTGCTGACGCAGAAAAGATTAATGGTTTTAGCGTCCGCGTGATGGTGACTCGCCACGATGAAACACCGGTTCGAGGTTCAACACACGCGGAAGATTCCGGCGAATTGACCGGCGCTCACGGGCCCTACGTCACGGTGGCGGACGCCGTTGCGCACGGTGAGGCATGGGGCAGACACTTCGTCGCGCGCGTATTGGGCGGGGCGGTCTAGTTCCCATTTGTTTGGTGCGGGCTCCTGATGGTGG
It encodes:
- a CDS encoding cytochrome c, encoding MIKHLVASLALTFITFSPPLLAHAAATDDPLVARGGYLAKVGDCVACHSAPKGKPFAGGLPMTTPMGKIYTTNITPDPDTGIGKWSEEDFEKALRQGVAKDGHNLYPAMPYTSYAKIRDDDVTALYAYFMKGVAPVNQANRPSDIPFPLNMRWPLKFWNMVFLDKAVYRDKDGQDVAWNRGAYLIQGLGHCSACHTPRGIAFQEKALDETGSAWLTGGVLDGWFASNLTGEQNVGLGRWSDADLTTFLKTGANAHASAFGSMTDVINHSTQGMNDQDLAAMSAYLKSLPAAGGTNAPAYAYDPKATAALLQHPANDAGAKVYTAYCMHCHGVDGRAFAPLLAPLAGNPNVMETDASSLINVTLNGTRDLVIQGIPAAYPMPKYAPVLSDQQIADVLTFIRTGWNNGAPAVAAADVAKLRKSTQASQ
- a CDS encoding DUF1643 domain-containing protein; amino-acid sequence: MSAIISPCGTYRYVLTRAGDTPPGKRGKVMFLMLNPSTADATLDDPTIRRCRCFASSWRFNAITVVNLYALRSTDPAALWLHHDPVGPDNDDYLYEMAVTHGRVVCGWGVNARDDRVAAVMNLLRHAGAQLTCLGTTKNGAPRHPLYVRGDQPLIEWSLPVPEPA